Genomic window (Meiothermus sp. QL-1):
CGGCCAGTAGGTTCTCCAGGCTGTTGAAGGGGAAGCCCCCGGAGGGCATCTCGCGGCGGGGGCCCAGGATGCGCTCGACGTGGCCCTCGTAGCGGCGGCCAGCCCCCACCAGGGGCAGGGCGGCCAGCCGGAGGCCTGCGAGGTGCTGGGCCAGGGTGGCCCCGATCAGGTCCTCGGCGTTGCCGCCAGAGATGATGAGCACGTCGGTCATGGGCGCAGGGACTCGAGGCTCACCTCCAGGGCCAGCCCCACCGCCCGGGCCTGCACCGCCAGGGGTACGTAGGCCCCGGGCCGGGCGAGGGCCAGGGTCTCGTCGGGGGGCAGGTGGATGAAGCCTGCGGGGACCCCCTCGGGCAGCCAGGAAAGGGCCAGGTACATCACCTGGTTGCAGAGGTAAAGCCCGGCGCTGTTGCTGATCTGGCTGGGGATGCCGGCCTGGGCCCACCGGGCCTGGATGGCCCGCAGGGGCAGCCGGCTCAGCCGCGCCAGGGGGCCTTCGGGCAGGATGGGCACCTCCTGCGGGCGTGCCCCGGCGTTGTCGGGGAGGTCGAAGTCGAGCAGGTTTACCGCCAGGCGCTCGAGGCTGATGAGCGCCCGGCCCATGGCCAGCCCCAGGTGCAGGGCCAGCGCGGGCTGGTGGAGCCGGTACAGTTCCTTCAGCACCCCCCCCACCCGCTGGGTGTCCACCGGTAGGGTGGCGCGGACCAGCTCTATGCCCTTTAGCGCGGGCAGGCGTTCCAGCACCGCCTGGCTTGGGTTGTGGGGAAGCCCGGCAAAGGGCTCAAAGCCGGTGACGAGCACCCTCACGCGGTTGAGTATACCCAGGGTGCGGGGGCTTAGCCCAGCATGGCGCTCCACATGGAGCGGCCCCACTCAAAGGCGGCACGCCCGGAGGCCTCGCTGGGGGTGG
Coding sequences:
- a CDS encoding pyroglutamyl-peptidase I, whose amino-acid sequence is MRVLVTGFEPFAGLPHNPSQAVLERLPALKGIELVRATLPVDTQRVGGVLKELYRLHQPALALHLGLAMGRALISLERLAVNLLDFDLPDNAGARPQEVPILPEGPLARLSRLPLRAIQARWAQAGIPSQISNSAGLYLCNQVMYLALSWLPEGVPAGFIHLPPDETLALARPGAYVPLAVQARAVGLALEVSLESLRP